The following proteins come from a genomic window of Megalops cyprinoides isolate fMegCyp1 chromosome 6, fMegCyp1.pri, whole genome shotgun sequence:
- the ccdc65 gene encoding dynein regulatory complex subunit 2 translates to MPKGAKKAAGGKHAGMTEEERLLVLQQRTLAEQQMAKRKEDMLTQFLKDKLQKEERNSHVNRLKLTDKWRTLFRQARAEELRHDIAVLSQTFERVVDRKDNVIKSLVCDLKEAKQQSEHAMHSHLENVDRLEVLHRDRLSLLEQEWRLQAENLQAEFDTERERIMCQHQQECAYLEDVGFAVEQHYHDLESEARLDYQSTCDDIKNKTIEEKNALRLRLEGEVEELWRQLQQAKQSYGEATDDRRMVCEALRARDQSSSREIDNQMKKLQRMQDSITLLRSRLSSSQRESEMTIRELRVVKEKVALQGQQLKAHLNYIRAKQRSQLSQLTIQSSAATKKLQAIIDKGEKLIWLAARCRKLETEREKVLPFYGTSLSTEEQSQDRAQCMEPPTNELAQAMHDYWNLEGVWQRYNQVELDRLCLQREQEALSEENAQLRALLRQYMDGLSVSDEVLRRRNPLLIVSRPARQERASPQRARTHVVQHTR, encoded by the exons ATGCCAAAGGGAGCCAAGAAAGCAGCAGGAGGGAAGCATGCGGGAATGACGGAGGAGGAGAGACTGCTTGTCCTACAGCAGAGAACCCTGGCAGAGCAGCAGatggcaaaaagaaaagaggacaTGCTCACTCAGTTCCTCAAG GACAAGCTGCAAAAGGAGGAGCGGAACAGCCATGTGAACCGGCTCAAACTGACGGACAAGTGGCGGACGCTGTTCCGGCAGGCGCGGGCGGAGGAGCTACGCCACGATATCGCTGTGCTCAGTCAGACCTTTGAGAGGGTGGTGGATCGCAAGGACAACGTCATCAAG AGTCTGGTGTGTGACCTGAaggaggcaaagcagcagtcaGAACACGCAATGCACTCTCATTTGGAGAACGTGGACAGGCTTGAGGTGCTCCATAGGGACAGGCTGTCCTTGCTGGAGCAGGAATGGAGGTTGCAGGCGGAGAATCTCCAAGCTGAGTTTGACACTGAGAG ggagagGATCATGTGTCAACACCAGCAGGAGTGTGCTTATCTGGAGGATGTGGGCTTTGCTGTAGAGCAGCATTACCACGATTTAGAGAGTGAGGCTCGGCTGGACTACCAGAGCACCTGCGACGATATCAAAAACAAg ACCATTGAGGAGAAGAATGCACTGCGCCTCCGGCTGGAAGGGGAAGTGGAGGAGCTGTGGCGGCAGCTCCAGCAGGCCAAGCAGAGCTATGGCGAGGCCACGGATGACCGGCGCATGGTCTGCGAGGCACTGCGGGCACGCGACCAGAGCAGCTCCAGGGAGATCGACAACCAGATGAAGAAGCTCCAGAGGATGCAG gaCTCAATCACGCTGCTGCGGTCCAGGCTGAGCTCCAGCCAGAGGGAAAGCGAGATGACCATACGCGAGCTGCGGGTGGTCAAGGAGAAGGTGGCTCTGCAGGGCCAGCAGCTCAAAGCCCACCTGAATTACATCCGTGCTAAGCAGAGGagccagctctctcagctcacCATCCAGAGCAGTGCCGCCACCAAGAAGCTGCAGGCCATCATTGATAAG GGGGAGAAGCTCATATGGCTAGCAGCCAGGTGCCGTAAGCtagagacggagagggagaaggtCCTGCCCTTCTACGGCACCTCCCTGAGCACTGAGGAGCAAAGCCAGGACAGAGCGCAGTGCATGGAGCCCCCAACCAATGAGCTGGCCCAG GCCATGCACGACTACTGGAACCTGGAGGGGGTGTGGCAGCGCTACAACCAGGTGGAGCTGGATCGGCTGTGCCTGCAGCGGGAGCAGGAGGCCCTGAGCGAGGAGAACGCACAGCTGCGGGCCCTGCTGCGCCAGTATATGGACGGCCTCTCTGTCAGCGACGAGGTCTTGCGCCGCCGCAACCCCCTGCTCATAGTGTCCCGCCCCGCCCGCCAAGAGCGTGCGTCGCCACAGCGCGCCCGCACACACGTGGTGCAGCATACACGTTAG